CGGTCATCGTGTTTTTCGACGAGATGGAGTCCATCTTCCGCACCCGCGGCTCAGGCGTGTCCTCGGACATGGAGACGACGGTGGTGCCGCAGCTGCTCACCGAGATCGACGGCGTGGAGGGCATCGCCAACGTCATCGTCATCGGCGCGACGAACCGCGAGGAGCTCATCGACCCGGCGATCCTCCGCCCAGGCCGGCTCGACATCAAAATCCGCGTCTCGCGGCCCACTCGCGAGGAGGTCCGCGACATCTTCTCCCGCTACCTCACCGATTCCGTCCCGCACGCGGAGCCCATCGCGGCGCTTATCGACGCCGCCGTCGACGCCCTTTTCGCACCTCGCCCTTTCGTCCGCCTCGAGCTCGTCGACGGCACCGCCGAGGTGCTCCACTACCGCGACTTCGTCTCCGGTGCGATGATCGCCAACATCGTCGATCGCGCCAAGAAGCTCGCTATCAAGGACCACATCGCGGGGGCGTCGACAAGCGGGGTGACTGTCGAGCACCTGCGCGCCGCGGTGCGTGCCGAGCAGGACGAGAGCGAGGACCTGCCCAACACCGCGAACCCCGACGAGTGGGCGCGGATCACTGGTCGGCGGGGTCGGCGCGTCGTCGCGGCGGAGGTGCTGGGGTAACGAATCAGAACGTGTAACGGTGTGCCGTTTACGACAATCGTTTTCAACTATGCCTTGACATGACCCCCAAAAAAGAGTTGGCGTTAGGACATGAGGAAGTTCACACCGCTTTTTATTGATACCTGCCTGTCGTTTACACGGGCATCCGAAGCTGCAGCAGACGAAATCCCTGAATGTAACTGTCATTGACCTGCTAACTGGCGCAACAACTAACGCGGAGCGCCTGCAAGCGGGGCTTGACGCAGCCGGCGCTACTGCATCCGAACTTCTAGGGATTACTGCAGTTAGAGAAAACTGTGCTTAACGTGCACTGAGGAGGATTAATGCGTAATAAGCTTCTAAAATCGTTTGTCGTTGTTCTTATAGTGGGAAGCCTTTGCGTAGCACTTTCCGACGGCCCGAGTAGTGCACTTGCGATCATCGGGTTTATCAGCATTGGCTTTTCGCTCGCATTGCTTGTCTTCGGTCTATCATGGCGGTCAGGCGAAAGCGTAGAAAATGTCGTACTGCCAGAAGAGGAACAACTCATCCTCAAGCGAGTTAAAGCGGAAGAGGGTCAGACTGCAGCCATTCGGGCTCTCCGCGAAAGCCGGCCAGGAATCAGCATCGTACAGGCCCACACTTTGATTGGCACCTTGCATTAATTTGTGTTGCTTGCGGCGACATGGCGCAAAAATTGATTACGTCGGCCGGTGGCACTGAAACATGGCGCTCGGTAAATGATAACTAGGCTTCAAGTCATTTCCTGCGAGCGCCGGTCCGCTTTGTTAATTAATTGCCGTTCGCATGCCTCCTACGCAATCGATGGAGAGCTATCCCTCGCCTGGTATCTTCCTTATCGCGCCCATCGCGGCGTCGAATTCCCGCTGGCTCAGGTGCCCGAAGCTGATCAAGATCCCCTCCGGTGACTCGGCGTCGACGTGGCCGCATTCGAACCCTCCTGCATTGAGCCGGTTTTCGAACTCTTCCTGCGCTGCGCCGTCGCCGAACCGAACGAGCAGGTCGACGCCGAGGACCTCCTCTCGCTCGATTTCGGTGGCCCCATTCCGGCGCAACGCGGGCACAACCTGCGCGCTGACGATGTCTTTTCGCTCTGCAAGCCGCCTGTGCATGGCCCTGGCGTTGCGCCGCACGTGCCCGCCTTCGAGGAGGTTAGCGATGGCGTGTTGGGTGACGGGGGAGACCGGCATGCCGAGCATCTCTCGCGTCCGGCGCAGCGCCCCTACCGCCGTGGCGCCGGCAACGACGTAGCCCGCGCTGAACTGCTTGCTCAACAGCGTCGTGAACGTGCCCAGCGTGATCACGGTGGCGTCGGTGGAAAGCGTGGCCAAGGGCGGCTGCGGGGAGATGCGGTAGCGCAGCTCGCTGTTGAAATCATCTTCGATGACAACCACCCCGCGGCTAGCCGCCCATTCGAGCAGTTCAGCGCGCCGCGGGGCCGGCATCGCCCCGCCGAGCGGGTAGAGGTGCGAGGGCGTTACCAACAGGGCGTCGAGGTCGTCCGGAAGCGCCTCGACCACAACCCCACGCGCGTCGGTGCGGCACGTCACGGGCGTGTGTCCCGCGAGGGGGATGATCGTGCGCAGCCCGGGGTGGCCTGGGTCCTCCACACCCACGCGCAGGCTGCGGCCCAAGGACATGAGGATGAGCAGTAGGCCGTCGCGTGAACCGCCGGTCACGAGCACGGTGCCCGGGTCGACGGTGAGGCCGCGGGCGAGCCGGAGGTGCTCCGCGATGGCGCTGCGCAGCCTCGGCTCTCCCGACTTGTCGATGTCCCGAGCCGGGGCATCCGCGGCCTCCCGCCAGGCACGGCGCCACGCGGCGGTGCCGATCGTTCCGGCATGTCTGGAGGAGGGGCGCAAGGAGATTGTCCTTTGCTGCGAGGGGCGTGCGGGCGCGGGGGAGTGGGGCGCCACCGCTGCGCGGCGGGGCAGGCAGGGGTGCACGACGGTCGGCGCGCCCTGCGCCGAGAGGAGGAAGCCCTCGGCGACGAGCTGGTCGTACGCGGCCACGACGCTGCCGCGCGAGACCCCGAGCTGGCGGGCGAGCTCGCGGGTGGAGGGCACCCTGTCGCCGGCGGCGAGCTTCCCGGAGCCGAACAGCGCGCGCATGCCGGTCGCGATCTGGTTCGGCAAGGAGGTTGGAAGGGAGCGATCGACGGTAAACATAAACTGGTCCAAAATATTCGCGTCTTACTGGCCCTTGTAATCTACCAGTTGCACATGCACCCTGGAAGGCATGACCGATACCACCGTGAAATCTGGACTGGCCCAAATGCTCAAGGGCGGGGTGATCATGGACGTCGTCACGCCCGAGCAGGCTCGCATCGCCGAAGATGCCGGCGCCGTGGCCGTCATGGCGCTCGAGCGCGTGCCCGCCGACATCCGCGCCCAGGGCGGGGTGGCCCGCATGTCGGACCCCGACCTCATCGAAGCGATCACCTTTGCCGTGGATATTCCCGTCATGGCCAAGGCCCGCATCGGCCACACGGTCGAGGCCCGCATCCTCGAGCACCTCGGCGTCGACTACAT
The nucleotide sequence above comes from Corynebacterium capitovis DSM 44611. Encoded proteins:
- a CDS encoding PLP-dependent aminotransferase family protein; amino-acid sequence: MFTVDRSLPTSLPNQIATGMRALFGSGKLAAGDRVPSTRELARQLGVSRGSVVAAYDQLVAEGFLLSAQGAPTVVHPCLPRRAAVAPHSPAPARPSQQRTISLRPSSRHAGTIGTAAWRRAWREAADAPARDIDKSGEPRLRSAIAEHLRLARGLTVDPGTVLVTGGSRDGLLLILMSLGRSLRVGVEDPGHPGLRTIIPLAGHTPVTCRTDARGVVVEALPDDLDALLVTPSHLYPLGGAMPAPRRAELLEWAASRGVVVIEDDFNSELRYRISPQPPLATLSTDATVITLGTFTTLLSKQFSAGYVVAGATAVGALRRTREMLGMPVSPVTQHAIANLLEGGHVRRNARAMHRRLAERKDIVSAQVVPALRRNGATEIEREEVLGVDLLVRFGDGAAQEEFENRLNAGGFECGHVDAESPEGILISFGHLSQREFDAAMGAIRKIPGEG